The genomic stretch CTCTGGACGCCGGACGAGACGCGATATGCCGCCATATCCAAAGGCATGGTCGACAGCGGCGACTGGCTGACGCTTAGGATAAACGGCCAGATATACACACAAAAACCGCCCGTCTTCTTCTGGGCCATCTCCTTTTTCGGCCTCCTGTCCGGGGGCGTCAACGACCTTGCTGCAAGGCTCGTATCGATCCTCTCCGGCACTGGTACTGTTGTCGCGACATACCTGTTCGCAAAAAAGCTGTTCAACGGGAATGCCGCCCTTATATCCGGACTCGTGCTGAGCACTGCTATCGCCTTCTTCGCGGCTTCCCAAATGGTAATGCTTGACGCCTTGTTCACGTTCCTTGCGGTGTCCGCCCTGTATCTATTATATACGGGCATCTCAAAAGCGGGGCGCATCAGGGGAATATGCTATTTTGCGGCTTTCATTCTGATGGCCCTGGCGACACTGACCAAAGGGCCGGTAGGGGTCATCCTGCCGGTACTGGCGATCTCGGCCTATGCGTTGTTCACAAAGCAGATGAGATCATTGTTGTCATGGGGAACCGCCCTTGGCTTCCTTGCCTTCCTGGCTATAATCGCGTCATGGCTGGTGCCTGCATGCGTAAGGGGAGGGGAGGAGTACACGAGGGAGCTTCTGGGCAAACAGATATTCGGAAGGTATTTCGAGGCATTCGACCACAAAGAGCCCTTGCTTTATTACCTTTACGCGTTCCCGGCGGGCTTCCTGCCCTGGGCCGTTTTCCTTCCGGCGGCTATATCGCTGCTCGCGAAGGACAGGAAAGACAACCGCATAAAGTTACTTGCGGCCTGGCCTTTATCCATATTGTTGTTCTTTACTCTATCCAGTTCTAAGAATATACTATATACATTACCGGTATACCCCGCGGCCGCCATGGCAATCGGATACTATTGGGACAAAAAGCGAAGGCCGTTAAGGCAAGTATTCGTCCTGATCGCGGCAATATTCGCGCTCAGTGTATCGATCTCGCTCTTCGTCATACCGCACATAGACAGGCTCAAGTCCCCGAAATATTTCGGATCGCGGATAGCGAAACATATAGGCCCGGACAGCAAACTGTCTGCATACCTGATAAAACCGGTATACTGGGTATATTACAGCGGACGCAACCAAATGGACGAATTCCATGATTACGATAAGCTCGATAAATACCTCAGTTCTCCGGAGAGGGTCTTCTGCATAATAGAGCTTAACATATACAGGGAATACATATCCGCCAACAAGAACCACGGCTACCTGATTGATTACGAGGCCTATCGCAGCAAAAACGCCCTCGGGCTGATCTCGAACAGGATAAGATAAATGGCTGACGAACCGCTTTACATATCTTTCGTATGGCACATGCACCAACCTTACTATAAGAACACGCTCACGGGTGAGACGAGTATGCCGTGGGTAAGGCTCCACGCCGTAAAAGACTACCTTGATATGGCGCTGATGCTGCGGGACTATCCGGGCGTCCACCAGACCTTCAACATGGTCCCGTCGCTTATGGAACAGATCGAAGACCTTTCGAGCCCGGGCTCCCGGAAGGACATGGCTTTCCAGATGTCGATAAAGCCCGCTAAAGAACTTACGGAAGACGACAAACAGTTCATTCTCCGCAATTTTTTCATGGCGAACTGGGACATGATGATTAAACCTTTTCCGCGCTATTATGACCTCCTTATGAAGAGAGGAAGGCATTTCTCGCAGGAAGAGGCCGTTGCGGCGGCAAAACGCTTTACGATCCAGGATTTTACCGACCTGCAGGTCCTTTTCAACCTGTGCTGGATAGACCCGATGTTCCGGGAGAAGGATGCGGAACTTGCGGCATTATCCAAAAAAGGGAAATATTTTAATGAGGATGAAAAGGCCCTCGTCCTGAACAAGCAGCTTGATATAATGAGGGAGATAATCCCCGCCTATAAAAAACTGCAGGAGGAGGGAATTATAGAGGTCTCTGTATCTCCATATTTCCATCCGATACTGCCGCTCTTATGTGATACCGATATCGCGAAAATATCCTACCCCGAGATCAAGCTGCCGAAATCGACGTTCCGCCATCCTGAGGACGCCAAGAAGCAGGTCGAATCCGCCGTAAAATACTACGAGGAGAAATTCGGAAGGCCGCCGCGGGGCATGTGGCCCTCGGAAGGGTCCGTAAGCGACCAGGCCGTCGGCATCATCAGGGAAGCGGGTATCAAATGGGCCGCGACCGATGAGGAGGTGCTCTTCCGGTCGCTGCAAAGGCAGAAGAACCTCGAATCGCTATACAGGCCTTATAACGTTGAAACACAGAACGGGCCATTGTCGCTCATATTCAGGGACAGGACGTTATCCGACGCCATAGGGTTTGTATATCAAAGCTGGCCTGCGGAGAACGCCGCCGCCGATTTCATCGGCAGGCTCCATTCCATAAAAGATAAGCTGCCGAAACCTTCCGGAACGCCGTATCTCATCCCGGTAATACTTGACGGCGAAAATGCATGGGAATTCTACCATAATGACGGGCGGGATTTCCTCAAATGCCTCTATAAAGGCATCCAGAACGACCCGAAACTCAGGATAGTCACCGTCTCCGAGTACCTCGACCAGTTCCCGGCGCAAACCAGACTGGATAGAGTACATCCGGGCTCATGGATAAACGGCAATTTCTGCATATGGATAGGGCATGACGAAAAGAACAAAGCATGGGAATACCTTTCCGAGACCAGGGACATGCTCAAGGATTTCGAGAGGTCCCATCCCGATCCTGCGGCATTAAAAGACGCCTGGAAGGAGGTGTTCATAGCCGAAGGCAGCGACTGGAACTGGTGGTACGGCGAAGATAACTCGTCCGCAAACGATGACGAGTTCGACCGCCTTTTCAGGATGCATCTTTCCAACGTATATACGCTTACCGGCAAGACGCCTCCCGGGTACCTGTCCATACCCATACGCGCAAAGAAAGCAAGGATAGCGAGAGAGCCGGCCGGCTTCATGAACCCTGTCCTGGACGGAAGAGACACGAATTACTTCGAATGGGTGAATTCCGGGCTTATAGACGTAAGCAAGCGCGGCGGTACTATGTACCAGTCCGAGACAATATTGAAGCAGCTGTATTTCGGCTTCAACAAAGACACGCTCTTCTTCAGGTTCGACCTGTTGCATAATAACGGCGATGATAATCTCGGGCTCAGTATACTTCTTATTGATAAGGGCTTAAAGGTCTCGATACCGTCCTTGTCGGGCAAAAAGCCGCTCGAATATACGATATACCGGCTCTCCGGGGATGAGTCCTGGGCTGCCGTAAAGAATTGCGGTACGGCAGCATTCGACAGGATACTCGAGATAGGCATCAAATTTTCGGATATCGGTGCGGCGGCGGGTGAGACGGTAAGGCTCCTGGCTGCCATAGAAAGCTCGGGAGCGATGATCGAGCGCTGCCCGGAATTCGGCTCCATACAGATAACGCTTCCTTCGGCCGATTATGAGTCGCAGCAGTGGAACGTTTGACCGTCCGTGTTGACATACCGGCAAATTATGTATATACTGCTATAAAATGACGATAATACTTGTATCCATACTTGCGGCAGGAGTTCTTTTCGTTATATATGTCCTTTCTTCAAAGGAAGACAGGGACATCAACGATAAATATGCCCTTCACGGCAAGGTCGAGGGCTATTATTCGGGCAGCCCGGAGAGGAGGAGGTCCGAGCGCGTAAACGCCGAATTGGACGTAAAATACAGCTTATTAAAGGCCTCGCCCCCGAAATTGACCGCGAACAGCAGGAATATAAGCCAATCCGGCGTTGCCGTGATCCTTTACGAGATACTCCCGAAAGATTCCATGATTGACATGGAAATATTCATCCCTGAAAGCAAGGAGAGCATAAAAACAAAGGGACGCGTTGTTTGGTGCGAAGACCTCAAAGGCCCCGAACGCCTCGATAAGGACGGCAGAAGGACCTTCGTGGCGGGCGTCGAATTCGCCGAAACCGACGGCAAGAACAAGGAACGCCTGATCTCTTACATAAAAAACAGGCTTGTGTCCTGATGGCCGGAAAAAATAACATTAAAAAGACCTTGCTTGGGCTTGGATTCGACTGTGATGACGGCCGCAAAAGGATAACCGTAGGCGATAATTTCAGGCTTTACGGCGGGTCGAAGATGACCCATGAAGTAATGAAGGAAAAAGCCGTCAAATTCAACGAACACCTGAAGAAACGCGGCAGGACCCTGGATAACGTATCGGTGGAAGAAGTGGTCGAGATCGCGGACAAGATAGGCCTTAGGCCTATAAACGAAAACAAGGAGGCGAACGATGGCGGTTCCAAAAGGATTAAGGAATAAGAGAAGGAAAAAACGCATGTCAGGCAAGGCCCACAGGGGTAAAAAATAATAACGGCCTGAGGACGGCCAAAAGAGGTTAACCATGGCGGATGTCTTTGCCGTGAGGAAAAGCGGCGAAATAGCGGTTGCCGAGATCATGAAGAGCGAAATAACCATGTATGAGATAGACATGGTAAAAAAGGATTTTGCCGGCATATTGGAGAAGGATTCCAAGGATGTCATCCTGAATTTCAAGAACCTTGACTTCATATCTTCGCTTGTGCTTGCCGCCATGGTCTACCTGTTGAAGCTCACGAAAGATAAAGGCGGAAAATTGAAGCTCTGTGAATTAAGGGATAAGGTCAAGGAGGTCTTCAAGGTGACCGACCTGGACAAGGTATTCGAGATATATCCTACCGAAAGCGAAGCCCTTAAATCCTTCAATGAATAGCAAACTCGGGAAAACAGCCTGCCGGATAGTCCTTAAGGCCGGAAAATACCTCAAGGACAACAGTAAAAAGATAAAGAAGATATCATATAAGGGCGACATTAACCTCGTGACTAACGTAGACCGCGAGGTGGAAGCGCTCCTGATAGGATCTCTTCGCAAGGAGTTCCCGGATATCGGCTTCCTTGCGGAAGAATCCGGCAAGACCGGCTGCGGGAACGGTCTTAAATGGGTCATAGACCCTATTGACGGCACTACGAATTTTGCCCACGGATTCCCGTTTTATGCGATATCCGTAGGCCTTGAAAAAGCCGGAAAACCCATTCTCGGTATAGTGTATAACCCCGAACATAACGAGTTTTTTTATGCCGAAAAAGGCAAGGGCTCCTTTCTTAACGGAAAACGCATAAAAGTTAGCACTGTTAAAGATCTCAAAAAAAGCCTTCTAATGACCGGGTTTTCCTATAAATTAGGCAAGAGCATGGAGGAGAACCTGGTCCATTTCAGGAATTTTCTTGTCACTTCACAGGCCGTACGCAGGGCCGGAAGCGCAAGCCTTGACCTTTGCTATGTTGCCTGTGGAAGGCTCGAGGCCTTCTGGGAATTGGACCTTTTCCCGTGGGATACAGCGGCGGGATGGCTCATAGTCAAGGAAGCCGGGGGAGAGGTGACTGATTTTACGGGCAAACAATTTAGCAATAACTCCAGGCAGATCCTCGCATCTAACGGAAAGATCCACAAGCAAATGCTGAAGATACTTTCCGGAAGACAGAACTAACCAAAATTACATCCAAAAAGACAAATCGATAGGCGCCAGAATAGGCAAATTCCCTTGAGTTTCCTCCTGCAGGCAACGTCCTATAATATATCTTATGTAAAGTACAGGAGCACACGGAACATTCTGTGGATAAGTATTTCCCCTCACCGGATGTTTGGCTGTATCGGATGGTTTTTATGGCGGTTTCTGGTTGGTTTATGGCATGAAAAATGCCCGGAATTTGCGCCTGGTTGGCCCTATTTTAGACGTTCTTGGAGAGAATTAGCTCTTTTGCAGCCATCAACCATGATTGCTTTGGTAATCGTAGATTGCTCCCTTAGGCCTGCGATTTTCTTATATTCCGGCGAATTAAGCCACCTTCCTACATACTCCGCAGAAGGAAATTCAATAAGGATAATTCTTTCGGGATCCCAGTTACCAAATATTGGGGTTACCTTTCCGCCTCTTGATAAATACCGCCCCTTATATTTTTCTACTATGAAACGGACCTTCTTAATGTACTTTTCATAGGTGTCTTTACTCCTGTTCTTGGTCTTGATTTCCACAATAAAATATACCGACAAACCCCCTCCTATCTCTTCCTGTTACGCAGGAAATTATCGATCGATCTGTCGTATGTCTTCTCAGTGCGGGCATCAAAATAGCAGGCCGGCAATTCGCCCTGTTCGCGGTGGTATTTTAGACACTCCCGGCAATTACCGTGCCGGCTGCAACCGGAATATGAGCATGGGCATATAAAATCGGATTTTGGCATAGGGACATGATACACCTGCAGCAAGTATCGGTCAATTTGAAATTAAGCGGAAATTTAGGGCTTTTTCTTGAAGCCCAAGCCAAGCAATCCTGTCAGGCCGGATAACAAAAG from Candidatus Omnitrophota bacterium encodes the following:
- a CDS encoding inositol monophosphatase family protein; amino-acid sequence: MNSKLGKTACRIVLKAGKYLKDNSKKIKKISYKGDINLVTNVDREVEALLIGSLRKEFPDIGFLAEESGKTGCGNGLKWVIDPIDGTTNFAHGFPFYAISVGLEKAGKPILGIVYNPEHNEFFYAEKGKGSFLNGKRIKVSTVKDLKKSLLMTGFSYKLGKSMEENLVHFRNFLVTSQAVRRAGSASLDLCYVACGRLEAFWELDLFPWDTAAGWLIVKEAGGEVTDFTGKQFSNNSRQILASNGKIHKQMLKILSGRQN
- a CDS encoding STAS domain-containing protein encodes the protein MADVFAVRKSGEIAVAEIMKSEITMYEIDMVKKDFAGILEKDSKDVILNFKNLDFISSLVLAAMVYLLKLTKDKGGKLKLCELRDKVKEVFKVTDLDKVFEIYPTESEALKSFNE
- a CDS encoding glycosyltransferase family 39 protein; this translates as MTLPNKAVLHIVILVIVCLALFLPGSLLRGLWTPDETRYAAISKGMVDSGDWLTLRINGQIYTQKPPVFFWAISFFGLLSGGVNDLAARLVSILSGTGTVVATYLFAKKLFNGNAALISGLVLSTAIAFFAASQMVMLDALFTFLAVSALYLLYTGISKAGRIRGICYFAAFILMALATLTKGPVGVILPVLAISAYALFTKQMRSLLSWGTALGFLAFLAIIASWLVPACVRGGEEYTRELLGKQIFGRYFEAFDHKEPLLYYLYAFPAGFLPWAVFLPAAISLLAKDRKDNRIKLLAAWPLSILLFFTLSSSKNILYTLPVYPAAAMAIGYYWDKKRRPLRQVFVLIAAIFALSVSISLFVIPHIDRLKSPKYFGSRIAKHIGPDSKLSAYLIKPVYWVYYSGRNQMDEFHDYDKLDKYLSSPERVFCIIELNIYREYISANKNHGYLIDYEAYRSKNALGLISNRIR
- a CDS encoding PilZ domain-containing protein, translating into MTIILVSILAAGVLFVIYVLSSKEDRDINDKYALHGKVEGYYSGSPERRRSERVNAELDVKYSLLKASPPKLTANSRNISQSGVAVILYEILPKDSMIDMEIFIPESKESIKTKGRVVWCEDLKGPERLDKDGRRTFVAGVEFAETDGKNKERLISYIKNRLVS
- a CDS encoding DUF6485 family protein, with product MPKSDFICPCSYSGCSRHGNCRECLKYHREQGELPACYFDARTEKTYDRSIDNFLRNRKR
- a CDS encoding glycoside hydrolase family 57 protein produces the protein MADEPLYISFVWHMHQPYYKNTLTGETSMPWVRLHAVKDYLDMALMLRDYPGVHQTFNMVPSLMEQIEDLSSPGSRKDMAFQMSIKPAKELTEDDKQFILRNFFMANWDMMIKPFPRYYDLLMKRGRHFSQEEAVAAAKRFTIQDFTDLQVLFNLCWIDPMFREKDAELAALSKKGKYFNEDEKALVLNKQLDIMREIIPAYKKLQEEGIIEVSVSPYFHPILPLLCDTDIAKISYPEIKLPKSTFRHPEDAKKQVESAVKYYEEKFGRPPRGMWPSEGSVSDQAVGIIREAGIKWAATDEEVLFRSLQRQKNLESLYRPYNVETQNGPLSLIFRDRTLSDAIGFVYQSWPAENAAADFIGRLHSIKDKLPKPSGTPYLIPVILDGENAWEFYHNDGRDFLKCLYKGIQNDPKLRIVTVSEYLDQFPAQTRLDRVHPGSWINGNFCIWIGHDEKNKAWEYLSETRDMLKDFERSHPDPAALKDAWKEVFIAEGSDWNWWYGEDNSSANDDEFDRLFRMHLSNVYTLTGKTPPGYLSIPIRAKKARIAREPAGFMNPVLDGRDTNYFEWVNSGLIDVSKRGGTMYQSETILKQLYFGFNKDTLFFRFDLLHNNGDDNLGLSILLIDKGLKVSIPSLSGKKPLEYTIYRLSGDESWAAVKNCGTAAFDRILEIGIKFSDIGAAAGETVRLLAAIESSGAMIERCPEFGSIQITLPSADYESQQWNV
- a CDS encoding DUF1330 domain-containing protein, translating into MEIKTKNRSKDTYEKYIKKVRFIVEKYKGRYLSRGGKVTPIFGNWDPERIILIEFPSAEYVGRWLNSPEYKKIAGLREQSTITKAIMVDGCKRANSLQERLK